Proteins encoded in a region of the Roseateles sp. SL47 genome:
- a CDS encoding SDR family oxidoreductase, whose amino-acid sequence MKDYQGKTAVITGAGSGFGLEVARIAASRGMNLVLCDVQQDALDRAAQEFSAHSVLARRVDVAKADEMQALAAAVQERFGAPNFVFNNAGVGAGGLIWENTLNDWEWVLGVNLMGVVHGVRLFTPMMLEAAQKDPTWQGHIVNTSSMAGMLNPPNMGVYNVSKHAVVSLSETLYQDLSLVTEQVRCSVLCPFFVPTGITQSHRNRPQTLSADKPTRSQLISQAQTDKAVSSGKLSAADVARLVFDAMDEDRFYIFSHPQALQGVQTRLEDVMQGRNPTDPFKDRPEIGASLRKALREA is encoded by the coding sequence ATGAAGGACTATCAGGGAAAGACGGCCGTCATCACCGGCGCCGGCTCCGGCTTTGGCCTGGAGGTGGCTCGCATCGCGGCCAGCCGCGGCATGAACCTGGTGCTGTGTGATGTGCAGCAGGATGCGCTGGATCGTGCCGCGCAGGAGTTCTCGGCCCATTCCGTGCTGGCGCGCCGTGTGGATGTCGCCAAGGCCGACGAGATGCAGGCGCTGGCGGCAGCGGTGCAGGAGCGCTTTGGTGCGCCGAACTTCGTCTTCAACAATGCCGGTGTGGGCGCCGGCGGGCTGATCTGGGAGAACACGCTCAACGACTGGGAATGGGTGCTGGGCGTCAACCTGATGGGTGTGGTGCATGGCGTGCGCCTGTTCACGCCCATGATGCTGGAGGCGGCGCAGAAGGACCCGACCTGGCAGGGACACATCGTCAACACGTCGTCGATGGCGGGCATGCTGAATCCGCCCAACATGGGCGTCTACAACGTCTCCAAGCACGCGGTGGTGTCGCTCAGCGAAACGCTCTATCAGGACCTGTCACTGGTCACTGAGCAGGTGCGGTGCTCGGTGCTGTGCCCGTTCTTCGTGCCGACCGGCATCACACAAAGCCACCGCAATCGTCCACAGACCCTGAGTGCCGATAAGCCCACCCGCAGCCAGCTGATCTCCCAGGCGCAGACGGACAAGGCCGTGTCCTCCGGCAAGCTCAGCGCAGCCGATGTGGCGCGTCTGGTATTTGACGCGATGGATGAAGACCGCTTCTACATCTTCAGCCACCCGCAGGCTCTGCAGGGCGTGCAGACACGGCTGGAGGATGTGATGCAGGGGCGCAACCCGACGGATCCGTTCAAGGATCGCCCGGAGATTGGTGCCAGCCTGCGCAAGGCGCTGCGCGAGGCCTGA
- a CDS encoding GNAT family N-acetyltransferase, producing the protein MTSPLWRCELMEAMTPRALYRMMKLRSEVFVVEQQCIYLDPDGLDEDAWHLQALGEGSQLLAYARLLAPGAVDDSGAARIGRVLTAPAARGTGLGRPLMQEALAACARLWPASTIELGAQAHLRDFYGSFGFVAISDVYDEDGIPHIDMRREAAG; encoded by the coding sequence ATGACGTCCCCGCTCTGGCGCTGCGAGCTGATGGAGGCCATGACACCTCGCGCGCTCTACCGCATGATGAAGCTGCGTTCGGAAGTGTTTGTGGTGGAGCAGCAATGCATCTATCTCGACCCGGACGGCCTGGACGAAGACGCCTGGCATCTGCAGGCCCTGGGCGAGGGGAGCCAACTGCTGGCGTATGCACGGCTGCTGGCCCCTGGCGCTGTGGATGACAGCGGTGCGGCCCGCATCGGCCGGGTCCTGACCGCGCCAGCCGCCCGCGGGACCGGCCTGGGACGTCCGCTGATGCAGGAGGCGCTGGCCGCCTGCGCCCGGCTCTGGCCCGCGTCCACCATCGAACTCGGCGCCCAGGCGCATCTGCGCGACTTCTACGGCAGCTTCGGTTTCGTCGCGATCTCGGACGTCTACGACGAAGACGGCATTCCCCACATCGATATGCGTCGCGAAGCGGCTGGCTGA
- a CDS encoding ATP-binding cassette domain-containing protein, producing the protein MRGKTTLLKIALGLLEPSEGEVLFGGQRIGHLGARNYRRVVGTVMQEDVLLTGSIAENISFFDLQPDLERVQASARWVQVHEDIVGMPMGYQTLVGDLGAGLSGGQRQRILLARAIYKQPRLLAMDEATSHLDVELERKITTALARLPLTRLVIAHRPETIAGAQRVLRVGKGGGQEVGVGAAAPPETG; encoded by the coding sequence GTGCGCGGCAAGACCACGCTGCTGAAGATTGCCTTGGGATTGCTGGAGCCGAGCGAGGGTGAAGTTCTTTTTGGTGGACAACGGATCGGACATCTCGGCGCACGGAATTATCGAAGGGTGGTCGGGACGGTGATGCAAGAGGATGTGCTGCTGACCGGGTCCATTGCGGAGAACATTTCATTTTTTGATTTGCAGCCGGACTTGGAGCGTGTGCAAGCCAGCGCGCGTTGGGTGCAGGTGCATGAAGACATCGTCGGCATGCCGATGGGCTACCAGACGCTGGTGGGTGACCTTGGGGCCGGCCTCTCGGGTGGGCAACGGCAGCGAATTCTTCTCGCCAGGGCCATTTACAAGCAGCCGCGCCTGCTGGCCATGGACGAAGCCACCAGCCATTTGGACGTGGAGCTGGAACGAAAGATCACGACGGCTTTGGCGCGCCTCCCGCTCACCCGGCTGGTCATCGCGCACCGGCCCGAAACGATTGCCGGGGCGCAGCGTGTGTTGCGTGTCGGCAAGGGGGGGGGGCAGGAGGTCGGTGTGGGAGCGGCGGCCCCTCCTGAAACTGGGTGA
- a CDS encoding NAD(P)/FAD-dependent oxidoreductase → MPDHNATSLSSSSSVPDAATGSASGRVLVIGGGPAGLMAAERLAMAGVSVDLFDAMASVGRKFLLAGKGGLNLTHSETRPRFDERYFERQSAVGHWLDRFDGEALRAWAAELGVETFVGTSGRVFPKDLKAAPLLRAWLHRLRGQGVRLHMRHRWLGWTDDGRCRFQGPEGESVWQGDAVVLALGGASWPQLGSDGRWVPLVSGTGAQVRELRAANCGFDLGVRRLGENAPGWTPFFVDKFAGQPIKPVALSVSSPDGRQFARQGEFVVTATGIEGSLVYAASALIRDVIETQGEALIHLDLLPGREANWVLEQVAYPRGSRSMSSHLKSRLNLDGLKAALLHEVLDKAQHADAATLARTIKALPLRLTAPRPVAEAISTAGGVCLESLDERLMLKRRPGVFSAGEMLDWEAPTGGYLLTAAMASGVVAGEGAAAWCREAPKV, encoded by the coding sequence ATGCCCGATCACAACGCTACCTCCCTCTCTTCCTCTTCTTCCGTGCCTGACGCTGCGACTGGCAGCGCTTCAGGCCGTGTGCTGGTCATCGGCGGCGGCCCCGCCGGGCTGATGGCTGCCGAGCGCCTGGCCATGGCCGGTGTGTCGGTTGATCTCTTTGATGCCATGGCGTCGGTCGGTCGCAAGTTCCTGCTGGCTGGCAAGGGCGGTCTCAACCTGACGCATTCGGAGACGCGCCCGCGTTTTGACGAACGCTATTTCGAACGCCAGTCGGCGGTGGGGCATTGGCTCGACCGATTCGATGGCGAGGCCTTGCGGGCCTGGGCGGCCGAACTGGGCGTGGAAACCTTTGTGGGTACGTCCGGCCGTGTGTTCCCCAAAGACCTCAAGGCGGCGCCGCTGTTGCGCGCATGGCTGCACCGCCTGCGTGGGCAGGGCGTGCGGCTGCACATGCGCCACCGCTGGCTGGGCTGGACGGACGACGGACGCTGCCGCTTCCAGGGGCCGGAGGGCGAGTCCGTGTGGCAGGGGGATGCGGTGGTGCTGGCGCTGGGTGGGGCCTCCTGGCCTCAACTGGGGTCGGACGGCCGCTGGGTGCCACTGGTGAGCGGCACCGGTGCGCAGGTGCGGGAATTGCGAGCGGCGAATTGCGGATTTGATCTGGGCGTGCGCCGGCTTGGCGAGAACGCGCCGGGGTGGACGCCGTTCTTTGTCGACAAGTTTGCCGGCCAGCCGATCAAGCCTGTGGCCCTGAGCGTGTCATCGCCGGACGGACGGCAATTCGCGCGTCAGGGGGAGTTTGTGGTGACGGCCACCGGCATCGAAGGGTCGCTGGTGTATGCCGCTTCGGCGCTGATCCGCGATGTCATCGAGACGCAGGGCGAGGCGCTGATCCACCTGGACCTGTTGCCGGGCCGTGAGGCGAACTGGGTGCTGGAGCAGGTGGCCTATCCGCGGGGGTCGCGCTCCATGTCGTCCCACCTCAAGAGCCGGCTCAACCTGGACGGGCTGAAGGCCGCGCTGCTGCATGAGGTGCTGGACAAGGCGCAGCATGCAGATGCCGCCACCCTGGCCCGTACCATCAAGGCGTTGCCATTGCGTCTGACCGCGCCACGGCCGGTGGCCGAGGCCATCAGCACGGCGGGCGGTGTGTGCCTGGAGTCGCTGGATGAGCGTCTGATGCTGAAGCGCCGTCCCGGTGTTTTTTCGGCCGGCGAAATGCTGGATTGGGAAGCGCCGACCGGTGGCTACCTGCTGACGGCGGCCATGGCCAGTGGTGTGGTGGCGGGCGAGGGGGCGGCGGCGTGGTGTCGGGAGGCACCGAAGGTGTAG
- a CDS encoding HlyD family secretion protein produces MERTLLEQQSREREDALGERLQSMREEVAHLEADVSTLRRRTQLALKNHARFEELARDGFASLAQSQEKLQELLDLQLRERSAERSIESLRRDIRNLQSEARTGKSTAATRHAQLNSLLATLAQEAHENEARGGVVITAPQDGVVSGIVLHAGESVQPGQTFMSLIANGTPDQPPGHPTASATRSATGRGLLEAQLYAPSRTAGFVQPGQTVWLRYAAYPYQKFGMSRGTVISISQTPLAPPDLPPGQTQALLTSAQSNEPLYRITVELEKQFVNTYGEMRPLRPGMSLEGDVIQDRRAV; encoded by the coding sequence ATGGAACGCACACTGCTTGAGCAGCAATCGCGGGAGCGTGAAGACGCGCTAGGGGAGCGGCTTCAGAGCATGCGCGAAGAAGTGGCCCATCTGGAGGCCGATGTATCGACGCTTCGCAGACGCACACAACTGGCGCTCAAAAACCACGCTCGTTTTGAAGAACTGGCGCGTGATGGATTTGCTTCACTGGCCCAGAGTCAGGAGAAGCTCCAAGAGCTACTGGACCTTCAACTGCGTGAACGCAGCGCGGAGCGAAGCATCGAGTCACTGCGACGTGACATCCGCAACCTGCAATCGGAGGCGCGTACTGGCAAGAGTACTGCTGCCACCCGGCATGCTCAGTTGAACAGTCTTTTGGCCACTTTGGCGCAGGAGGCCCATGAGAACGAAGCGAGAGGCGGCGTGGTGATCACTGCGCCGCAGGACGGCGTTGTCAGCGGGATTGTGTTGCACGCGGGTGAATCGGTGCAGCCAGGTCAGACGTTCATGAGCCTCATTGCCAACGGGACGCCAGATCAACCCCCCGGCCATCCAACGGCGTCGGCCACCCGCAGCGCAACGGGCCGTGGTCTTCTGGAGGCCCAGCTTTATGCACCGAGCCGAACGGCTGGGTTCGTGCAGCCGGGGCAGACGGTGTGGCTGCGCTACGCCGCGTATCCCTACCAAAAGTTTGGCATGTCACGCGGCACGGTCATTTCGATCAGTCAAACCCCGCTTGCACCGCCGGACCTCCCTCCCGGGCAGACGCAGGCTCTGCTGACGTCGGCACAAAGCAATGAGCCGCTCTACCGGATCACCGTGGAATTGGAAAAGCAATTCGTCAATACGTATGGCGAAATGCGGCCGTTACGCCCGGGGATGAGTTTGGAGGGGGATGTGATTCAGGATCGCCGTGCAGTATAG
- a CDS encoding Tex family protein, giving the protein MDKILLQIAAELNVRPAQVNAAVELLDGGATVPFIARYRKEATDGLDDAQLRELEVRLAYLRELEERREAVLKSIEEQGKLTPELAAAISAAPTKQELEDLYLPYKPKRRTKGMIAREAGLEPLADQLFADPTLDPMAEAAKCLNAEAGFADAYAVLDGVRDILSERWAEDAALIGKLREWLWEEGLFKSKLMDGKDENNPDIAKFRDYFDYAEPIRTVPSHRALAVFRGRTQEFLDAKLVLDEEVVPGQPTMAEGRIARHLGWTHTKRACDDLLRKTIAWTWKVKLSLSLERDLFSRLREEAEKVATKVFAENLRDLLLAAPAGKRVVMGLDPGIRTGVKVAVVSDTGRVLDTATVYPHEPKRDWEGSIHTLGRLCATHGVNLIAIGNGTASRETDKLAADLIKRIQQMLSQAQGAPAAEIQKVVVSEAGASVYSASEFASKELPELDVSLRGAVSIARRLQDPLAELVKIDPKSIGVGQYQHDVNQSELARTLDAVVEDCVNSVGVDLNTASAPLLSRVSGLSGSVANAIVRWRDANGAFRNRQQLLDVSGLGPKTFEQAAGFLRIRDGDNPLDMSGVHPETYPVVQRILTQVSRPIHDLMGKSDVIRTLKPEAFADERFGAITVKDILAELEKPGRDPRPDFKVARFNDGVEDLKDLKEGMVLEGTVSNVAQFGAFVDLGVHQDGLVHVSQLSNKFVNDAREVVKTGDIVKVKVLEVDMARKRISLTMKLEAPAPRAGSKPDNSFRPPARNERQGGGARQGGGDRQAAPVGNAMAAAFAKLKR; this is encoded by the coding sequence TTGGACAAAATCCTTCTTCAGATTGCCGCCGAGCTGAACGTCCGCCCGGCACAGGTCAATGCCGCTGTGGAACTGCTGGATGGAGGAGCGACCGTGCCCTTCATTGCGCGTTACCGCAAGGAAGCCACCGACGGCCTGGACGACGCCCAGCTGCGTGAACTCGAAGTCCGCTTGGCCTACCTGCGTGAACTGGAAGAGCGCCGCGAAGCAGTGCTCAAAAGCATCGAAGAGCAGGGCAAACTCACGCCCGAACTGGCCGCCGCCATCTCCGCTGCACCCACCAAGCAGGAGCTGGAAGACCTCTACCTGCCCTACAAGCCCAAGCGCCGCACCAAAGGCATGATCGCCCGCGAAGCCGGCCTGGAGCCGCTGGCGGATCAGCTGTTTGCGGACCCCACGCTGGACCCCATGGCGGAGGCCGCCAAATGCCTCAACGCCGAGGCCGGATTCGCAGACGCTTATGCGGTGCTCGATGGCGTTCGCGACATCCTGTCCGAACGCTGGGCCGAAGACGCCGCGCTGATCGGCAAGCTGCGTGAATGGCTGTGGGAAGAAGGTCTGTTCAAGTCCAAGCTGATGGACGGCAAGGACGAAAACAATCCGGACATCGCCAAGTTCCGCGACTATTTCGATTACGCCGAACCGATCCGCACCGTGCCCTCACATCGGGCCCTGGCTGTCTTCCGTGGCCGCACGCAGGAATTCCTGGATGCCAAGCTGGTGCTGGATGAGGAAGTGGTCCCCGGCCAGCCGACCATGGCCGAAGGCCGCATCGCCCGCCATCTGGGTTGGACGCACACCAAGCGCGCCTGCGACGACCTCCTGCGCAAGACCATCGCCTGGACCTGGAAGGTCAAGCTCTCCCTCAGCCTGGAGCGTGACCTGTTCTCGCGCCTGCGGGAGGAGGCCGAGAAGGTGGCCACCAAGGTCTTCGCCGAGAACCTGCGCGATCTGCTGCTGGCCGCACCGGCCGGCAAGCGCGTGGTGATGGGCCTGGACCCCGGCATCCGCACCGGCGTGAAGGTGGCCGTGGTGAGCGACACCGGCCGTGTGCTGGACACCGCCACGGTCTATCCGCATGAACCCAAGCGCGATTGGGAAGGTTCCATCCACACCCTCGGTCGCCTGTGCGCCACCCACGGGGTGAACCTGATCGCCATCGGCAACGGCACGGCCTCCCGCGAGACCGACAAGCTGGCCGCCGACCTCATCAAGCGCATCCAGCAGATGCTGTCCCAGGCGCAAGGCGCACCCGCAGCCGAGATCCAGAAGGTGGTGGTCAGCGAGGCCGGCGCCTCGGTGTATTCCGCCTCGGAGTTCGCCTCCAAGGAATTGCCGGAGCTGGACGTGTCGTTGCGCGGTGCCGTTTCCATTGCCCGGCGCCTGCAGGATCCGCTGGCCGAGCTGGTCAAGATCGACCCCAAGTCGATTGGTGTGGGGCAGTATCAGCACGATGTCAACCAGAGTGAACTCGCCCGCACGCTGGATGCGGTGGTGGAAGACTGCGTGAACTCGGTGGGGGTGGACCTGAACACGGCGTCCGCACCGTTGCTGTCGCGGGTGTCCGGCCTGTCGGGCAGCGTGGCCAATGCCATCGTGCGCTGGCGCGATGCCAACGGCGCCTTCCGCAACCGTCAGCAACTGCTGGATGTGAGCGGCCTCGGCCCCAAGACCTTTGAACAGGCGGCCGGCTTCCTGCGCATCCGCGATGGCGACAATCCGCTGGACATGAGCGGCGTCCACCCCGAGACCTATCCGGTGGTGCAACGCATCCTGACCCAGGTGTCGCGCCCCATCCATGACCTGATGGGCAAGAGCGACGTCATCCGCACGCTCAAGCCCGAAGCCTTTGCCGACGAGCGTTTTGGCGCCATCACCGTCAAGGACATCCTCGCCGAGCTGGAAAAGCCGGGTCGTGACCCGCGCCCGGACTTCAAGGTGGCGCGCTTCAACGACGGCGTGGAAGACCTGAAGGACCTCAAGGAAGGCATGGTGCTGGAAGGCACGGTGTCCAACGTGGCTCAGTTCGGTGCCTTTGTCGATCTGGGGGTGCATCAGGACGGCCTGGTGCATGTGAGCCAGCTGTCCAACAAGTTCGTCAACGACGCTCGCGAAGTGGTCAAGACCGGCGACATCGTCAAGGTGAAGGTGCTGGAAGTGGACATGGCCCGCAAGCGCATCTCGCTGACCATGAAGCTGGAGGCCCCGGCGCCGCGCGCCGGCAGCAAGCCGGACAACAGCTTCCGCCCGCCTGCCCGCAATGAACGCCAGGGCGGCGGGGCCCGGCAGGGTGGCGGGGATCGCCAAGCTGCGCCGGTGGGCAATGCCATGGCCGCAGCGTTCGCCAAGCTGAAGCGCTGA
- a CDS encoding glutathione S-transferase family protein, translating into MSDLILHHYGASPFAEKARLMMGLKGLAWRSVTVPMVLPKPDVVALTGGYRRTPFLQIGADIYCDTALMAEVLERLSPTPSLFPAAVAGQARVLAQWADTDLFWTVLPYAMQPPGLAALFEGVPPEAFKAFVADRRAMSEGTPRVSGPDAGAALHRYLDWVSDMLRDGRPWLLGTEPSVADLSVYHPLWFVSRAGALADILAPHELLKTWMSRVAAVGHGERAGKLDGEAAIALARSSTPQTLQVQQGLGFEAGERISVTPADYARDAVTGTLVGLDTHSVTLAREDERAGRVQVHFPRIGYMLKKEETRA; encoded by the coding sequence ATGAGCGACTTGATCCTGCATCACTACGGGGCCTCGCCCTTTGCCGAAAAGGCCCGTCTGATGATGGGCCTCAAGGGCCTGGCCTGGCGATCGGTCACGGTGCCGATGGTGCTGCCCAAGCCTGATGTGGTGGCGCTGACCGGTGGCTACCGGCGCACCCCCTTTCTTCAGATCGGCGCGGACATCTACTGCGACACCGCCCTGATGGCCGAGGTGCTGGAGCGCTTGTCCCCCACACCCAGCCTCTTCCCTGCGGCAGTGGCGGGCCAGGCGCGTGTGCTGGCGCAATGGGCGGACACGGATCTGTTCTGGACGGTTTTGCCCTACGCCATGCAGCCGCCCGGCCTGGCCGCGCTGTTTGAAGGCGTGCCGCCCGAGGCCTTTAAAGCCTTTGTCGCGGACCGGCGCGCCATGTCGGAAGGCACACCGCGCGTCAGTGGCCCGGATGCAGGCGCGGCGCTGCATCGCTATCTGGACTGGGTGTCCGACATGCTGCGTGATGGACGCCCCTGGTTGCTGGGGACGGAGCCGAGCGTGGCGGATCTGAGCGTCTATCACCCGCTGTGGTTTGTCTCCCGGGCGGGCGCTCTGGCCGACATCCTGGCACCCCATGAGCTGCTGAAAACCTGGATGTCGCGGGTGGCCGCCGTGGGTCACGGCGAACGTGCCGGCAAGCTGGATGGCGAGGCGGCCATTGCCCTGGCGCGGTCCAGCACGCCGCAGACCCTGCAGGTGCAGCAGGGTCTGGGTTTCGAGGCGGGTGAGCGGATCAGCGTCACGCCCGCTGACTATGCCCGTGATGCCGTCACTGGCACCCTGGTGGGCCTGGACACGCACAGTGTGACCCTGGCCCGCGAGGACGAGCGGGCCGGGCGGGTGCAGGTGCACTTTCCGCGCATCGGCTACATGCTCAAGAAAGAGGAGACACGCGCATGA
- a CDS encoding TonB-dependent receptor plug domain-containing protein, which produces MNHSLFDRGLAPVRSFVSPLSTGLGGVPLLAALGLLMVSSAPARAQDVTGAPGAESPSRRLDRVEITGRQQSDTELRRRAPVAKQIYGREELDKFGDTNVADVLKRLPGVNVADGSPRMRGLGSGYTLILLNGDPAPPGFKLDQLDPAQVERIEVTKGPTADQSAQAVAGAINIILKEAPRASQRDLRLGMVYTNDHPVANATFTLGERLGPVSLSLPLSGFQWRARSVLNAARPGTDENDQPVVASQHGNQLNYGHGFNSSPRVNWRINDDQTLSFQGFAQKGWWSTDVRTRPDAVYNTPQLDQDSDNDGTWQMLRGNLQWNNRFTDTQKVELKAGIQDARSSFNNHTYDPDLPIDALGGNKDRSYTQAGKYSQLLGDDHTVTVGWDLEWRRRTETRTTLVDGEPQLASLNGEDFGARIQRQAFYIQDEWEINPQWSTYFGLRQERIVSTSRGIDVDVRNVSSVLTPLWHLNYKIDPKGKDIIRGSLTRSYKAPELTQLMGRYTLNSKYQLETETNDELSPDRVGNPALKPELATGLDVAYEHYLAGGGLFSLGFFHRNINNLIRNVTTLEPASALVPVPRYVLRPTNFSRAQTSGVEVELKGRAGELLPWVFDPKTALNLRSSLSVYRSRVKAVSGPDNRLDQQQPWMGNLGIDYRFTGLPLTTGANLSFTPGYITRQTNRQTLETSRTRSLDLFAQWTFSPSTSMRLSANNLAPLDTQTLTAVGSDYGYVERRTRTWLGVSMDMKL; this is translated from the coding sequence TTGAATCACAGCCTTTTCGACCGTGGCCTGGCCCCGGTCCGCTCGTTTGTTTCTCCCCTGTCGACCGGCCTTGGTGGCGTCCCGCTGCTGGCGGCGCTGGGCCTGCTGATGGTGTCGTCAGCCCCCGCGCGGGCGCAGGACGTCACGGGTGCGCCCGGGGCGGAGTCGCCGTCACGCCGTCTGGACCGGGTCGAGATTACAGGCCGCCAGCAGAGTGACACCGAACTCCGTCGCCGCGCGCCGGTGGCCAAGCAGATCTATGGCCGCGAGGAACTGGACAAATTCGGCGACACCAACGTGGCCGATGTGCTCAAGCGCTTGCCCGGGGTGAATGTGGCCGATGGGTCGCCGCGCATGCGGGGGCTGGGGTCGGGTTACACGCTGATCCTCCTCAATGGCGACCCTGCGCCTCCCGGCTTCAAGCTGGACCAGCTGGACCCTGCCCAGGTGGAACGCATCGAGGTCACCAAGGGCCCCACCGCCGACCAGAGCGCGCAGGCGGTGGCGGGGGCCATCAACATCATCCTGAAGGAAGCGCCTCGGGCCAGCCAGCGCGACCTGCGCCTGGGCATGGTCTACACCAACGACCATCCGGTGGCCAATGCCACCTTCACTCTGGGTGAGCGGCTGGGCCCGGTGTCACTCTCGCTGCCGCTGTCGGGTTTTCAGTGGCGCGCGCGCAGCGTCTTGAATGCGGCGCGGCCCGGCACCGATGAAAACGACCAGCCGGTGGTGGCCTCGCAGCATGGCAACCAGCTGAACTATGGGCATGGGTTCAACAGCTCGCCGCGCGTGAACTGGCGCATCAATGACGACCAGACCCTGAGCTTCCAGGGCTTTGCCCAGAAGGGTTGGTGGAGCACTGATGTCCGCACCAGGCCGGACGCGGTCTACAACACCCCGCAGCTCGACCAGGATTCGGACAACGACGGGACCTGGCAGATGCTGCGCGGCAATCTGCAATGGAACAACCGCTTCACCGACACGCAAAAGGTGGAACTGAAGGCGGGCATCCAGGACGCGCGCAGCAGCTTCAACAACCACACCTACGATCCGGACCTGCCCATCGACGCCTTGGGCGGCAACAAGGACCGCAGCTACACCCAGGCCGGCAAATACAGCCAGTTGCTGGGGGACGATCACACCGTGACCGTCGGTTGGGACCTGGAATGGCGCCGCCGTACGGAAACCCGCACCACGCTGGTGGATGGGGAGCCCCAACTGGCTTCGCTCAACGGCGAGGACTTCGGCGCCCGTATCCAGCGCCAGGCCTTCTATATCCAGGACGAATGGGAAATCAACCCGCAGTGGTCCACCTACTTCGGCCTGCGCCAGGAACGCATTGTCAGCACCAGCCGCGGCATTGATGTGGACGTGCGTAATGTCAGCAGCGTGCTCACCCCGCTGTGGCACCTCAACTACAAGATCGACCCCAAGGGCAAAGACATCATCCGGGGCAGCCTCACCCGCAGCTACAAGGCGCCGGAGCTGACCCAGCTGATGGGCCGCTACACCCTCAACAGCAAATACCAGCTGGAGACCGAGACCAACGACGAGCTCTCACCCGACCGCGTTGGCAACCCGGCCCTGAAGCCGGAGCTGGCCACCGGCCTGGATGTGGCGTATGAGCATTACCTGGCCGGCGGCGGGCTCTTCAGCCTGGGCTTCTTCCATCGCAACATCAACAACCTGATCCGCAACGTCACCACGCTGGAACCCGCGTCGGCGCTGGTGCCGGTGCCCCGTTACGTACTGCGACCCACCAACTTCTCCCGTGCGCAGACCTCGGGCGTGGAGGTGGAACTGAAGGGCCGCGCGGGTGAATTGCTGCCCTGGGTGTTCGACCCGAAGACGGCGCTCAACCTGCGCAGCTCGCTGAGCGTTTACCGGTCGCGTGTGAAGGCAGTGTCCGGCCCGGACAACCGCCTGGACCAGCAGCAGCCCTGGATGGGCAACCTGGGCATCGACTACCGCTTCACTGGCCTGCCGCTGACCACCGGTGCCAATCTGAGCTTCACGCCCGGCTACATCACCCGCCAGACCAACCGGCAAACGCTGGAGACCTCGCGCACCCGGTCGCTGGATCTATTCGCACAATGGACTTTCTCCCCCAGTACCTCGATGCGGCTCTCGGCCAATAATCTGGCCCCGTTGGACACGCAGACGCTCACCGCGGTGGGGAGCGACTACGGCTATGTGGAGCGCCGCACGCGCACCTGGCTGGGCGTGTCCATGGACATGAAGCTCTGA